Proteins from one Candidatus Bathyarchaeota archaeon genomic window:
- a CDS encoding ribonuclease P protein component 1, whose translation MKITPTTLQHEFIGLNAEVVRSLHSSYVGIKGKVLNETRNTLVILHNNKKTMIIKNVAVFHFTMPDGTVVEINGKIIVGRPENRIKKRIRRRW comes from the coding sequence ATGAAAATCACACCCACCACACTTCAACACGAGTTTATCGGGCTTAACGCTGAGGTTGTAAGAAGCCTACATTCTAGCTACGTCGGCATAAAAGGCAAAGTACTCAACGAGACTAGAAACACATTGGTAATACTACATAACAACAAGAAAACAATGATCATCAAGAACGTGGCGGTCTTTCATTTCACCATGCCCGACGGAACAGTTGTAGAGATAAACGGAAAGATTATCGTTGGACGACCTGAAAATCGAATCAAGAAGCGAATCAGGAGGCGTTGGTAA
- a CDS encoding 50S ribosomal protein L22, whose product MPHWGYSKTDIDPEKTAKASAREIKISPKHATEICTTIKGMKLDQAKTYLQQVIKIEKPVPFRKHKKKLPHRRGLQKIATGKYPQKAAQKILKKLEEAETNAEFKGLDTENLRIIHASAYPGMKIKRYKPRAFGRMTPHFETLCHVELILEQTKEET is encoded by the coding sequence ATGCCACATTGGGGATACTCAAAAACAGACATAGACCCAGAAAAAACAGCGAAAGCCAGCGCACGCGAAATCAAAATATCCCCAAAACACGCAACAGAAATATGCACGACGATAAAAGGAATGAAACTCGATCAGGCAAAAACCTACCTACAACAAGTCATCAAAATCGAAAAACCCGTACCATTCCGCAAACATAAAAAGAAACTACCACACAGACGCGGACTACAAAAAATAGCCACAGGCAAATATCCCCAAAAAGCCGCACAAAAAATCCTGAAAAAACTAGAAGAAGCAGAAACAAACGCCGAATTCAAAGGACTAGACACAGAAAACCTACGAATAATACACGCATCAGCCTACCCAGGAATGAAAATCAAAAGATACAAACCAAGAGCCTTCGGACGAATGACACCACACTTCGAAACACTCTGCCACGTCGAACTGATCCTAGAACAAACAAAGGAGGAAACATAA
- a CDS encoding 30S ribosomal protein S3 encodes MTEAIKKTEIDEFLQQEFERAGYGGVDITNTPLGTHVVVYTMRPGLVIGRGGETIKNLAKTLEEKFKMPNPQISVAEIEIPELNARIVASRITSALKRGVHFRRAGFWALNQIMEAGALGVEIVISGKLRTDRSRYEKFRSGYLPKSGDAARKYMRKAVLPVQLKPGTLGVRVQIMPPDAKFPDQVQIIEETTEEAMKKTEKETAEAKE; translated from the coding sequence ATAACCGAAGCCATAAAAAAAACAGAAATCGACGAATTCCTACAACAAGAATTCGAAAGAGCAGGATACGGCGGCGTAGACATCACAAACACCCCACTAGGCACACACGTAGTAGTATACACAATGCGCCCCGGACTAGTCATCGGAAGAGGCGGAGAAACCATAAAGAACCTCGCAAAAACACTAGAAGAAAAATTCAAAATGCCCAACCCACAAATCTCCGTAGCCGAAATCGAAATCCCAGAACTCAACGCACGCATCGTAGCATCCCGCATCACCTCAGCCCTAAAACGCGGCGTACACTTTCGAAGAGCAGGCTTCTGGGCATTAAACCAAATCATGGAAGCAGGAGCACTAGGCGTCGAGATTGTTATAAGCGGAAAACTACGAACAGACCGATCTCGATACGAAAAGTTTCGCTCAGGATACCTGCCTAAAAGCGGAGACGCTGCAAGAAAATACATGCGAAAAGCAGTATTACCCGTTCAATTAAAACCAGGCACTCTTGGAGTCAGAGTGCAAATCATGCCTCCAGACGCAAAATTTCCAGACCAAGTGCAAATTATTGAAGAAACCACAGAAGAGGCGATGAAGAAGACTGAAAAAGAAACCGCGGAGGCTAAAGAATAA
- the rpmC gene encoding 50S ribosomal protein L29, whose product MPIIRMKDIRTMSSEDRKKKIVELRTELVRLKTMVKAGGSLDNPSRIRELRKTIARILTVENEEIHMEKKKK is encoded by the coding sequence ATGCCGATCATAAGGATGAAAGACATCCGAACAATGTCTTCCGAGGACCGCAAAAAAAAGATCGTTGAACTGCGAACCGAACTCGTCAGATTGAAAACAATGGTCAAAGCAGGAGGTTCTCTTGACAACCCCTCTCGAATACGAGAACTCCGCAAAACAATCGCTCGCATTCTCACAGTTGAAAACGAAGAAATACACATGGAGAAGAAGAAAAAATGA
- a CDS encoding 50S ribosomal protein L14 yields the protein MAARAKSRAFIARGMIGQRPKISTGLLAGSIIKCTDNSGARKLRVIQVMGYHGRLRRVPAAAVGDRVVVSVRKGTPDMRKKIFHAVLVRQRKPYRRADGVWVQFEDNAAVIMTPEGEMRGSEIRGPVAKEAAERWPRIASAASIIV from the coding sequence ATGGCGGCAAGAGCCAAATCGCGTGCTTTCATAGCCAGAGGAATGATCGGTCAGAGACCAAAAATTTCAACAGGCTTGTTAGCTGGTTCTATTATCAAATGTACTGATAACAGCGGGGCCAGAAAACTCAGAGTAATTCAAGTAATGGGTTACCATGGTCGATTAAGACGTGTTCCCGCAGCAGCCGTTGGAGACAGGGTTGTTGTCTCAGTGAGAAAAGGAACACCTGATATGAGAAAGAAAATATTTCATGCAGTCTTAGTTCGACAGAGAAAACCATACAGACGTGCCGACGGAGTCTGGGTTCAATTCGAAGACAACGCAGCTGTTATAATGACCCCCGAAGGAGAAATGCGCGGCTCGGAGATCCGAGGCCCAGTGGCGAAGGAAGCGGCTGAGCGATGGCCGAGAATAGCAAGCGCCGCAAGCATCATCGTATAG
- a CDS encoding 50S ribosomal protein L24, with amino-acid sequence MKEVKTTKPGKQHKRLYQAPLHKRYKQFSAALSSKLKASYNTNSIPVRMGDTVHIMRGDRKGFEGKVTGVNRTKYRIFVEGVTREKVDGTAMPIPIHPSKVRITRLNLDDKWRREALKRKGIGEKIELPKETAAEETELKPAKAQQKRKKKGTRKTTAKTRGT; translated from the coding sequence CTGAAAGAAGTGAAAACAACAAAACCTGGAAAACAGCACAAAAGATTGTATCAAGCTCCTCTGCATAAACGATACAAACAATTCTCTGCTGCTCTTTCATCGAAGCTAAAAGCGTCCTACAACACCAACTCGATTCCGGTGAGAATGGGCGACACTGTTCACATCATGAGGGGAGACCGTAAAGGATTTGAAGGGAAAGTCACCGGAGTTAACCGAACGAAGTATAGAATCTTTGTTGAAGGAGTAACACGGGAGAAAGTAGACGGAACTGCAATGCCCATCCCTATTCATCCGTCTAAAGTGAGAATTACCCGTCTCAATCTTGATGACAAGTGGCGCAGAGAAGCACTGAAACGAAAAGGCATCGGCGAAAAAATAGAGTTACCAAAAGAGACGGCCGCGGAAGAAACAGAGCTAAAACCTGCGAAAGCCCAGCAGAAAAGAAAGAAAAAGGGAACTCGCAAAACTACGGCAAAAACCAGAGGAACGTAA
- a CDS encoding 30S ribosomal protein S17, giving the protein MTTRSAKKPKKTCNDQNCPFHGTLSIRGHTLEGVVISDKMDKTIVVRRDYLNYVPKFKRYERRHSHIPAHNPPCINVKEGNLVKIAECRSISKTVSFVVVEKLGGK; this is encoded by the coding sequence ATGACAACCCGTTCCGCAAAAAAACCAAAAAAAACCTGCAACGACCAAAACTGTCCCTTTCATGGAACCCTCTCGATCAGAGGGCACACATTGGAAGGTGTTGTCATCAGTGACAAGATGGACAAAACCATCGTCGTGCGACGTGACTACTTAAATTACGTGCCAAAATTCAAACGTTATGAACGGAGGCACAGTCACATTCCCGCTCATAATCCTCCATGCATAAACGTGAAAGAAGGAAATCTAGTAAAGATAGCTGAATGCCGCTCCATAAGCAAAACCGTTTCCTTTGTGGTAGTCGAAAAGCTGGGGGGAAAATGA